A section of the Kribbella sp. HUAS MG21 genome encodes:
- a CDS encoding molybdopterin oxidoreductase family protein, with translation MTATHCPYCALQCATTLHPAARPGAVEVRPREFPTNRGGLCRKGWTAPEVLTVPDRLTVPLVRNAAGELEETSWDAALDFVADRVTALQAAHGRDAVAVFGGGGLTNEKAYALGKFARVALKTANVDYNGRFCMSSAAAATNRAFGIDRGLPFPLADLGGAGAVLLVGSNIAETMPPAVAHLQGARDAGGLLVVDPRRSATAGLTEENAGIHLQATPGTDLALVLALTHVVLQEGLADTAFLGERVDDPDLLIRSTASWWPERAERVTGVPAATIRQAARVLAAAAPVHDGAGAYILTGRGAEQHSKGTDTVTACINLALALGLPGRLGSGYGCITGQGNGQGGREHGQKADQLPGYRSIEDPAAREYVADVWGVDPEELPRSGKSAVELIDSLGTAGGPKALFVHGSNLLVSAPNLASVRERLAALDLLVVADVVPSETALLADVVFPVTQWAEEEGTMTSLEGRVLRRRAAVSAPGEVRSDLAVFAGIAERLGVPGFSTDPAEVFEELRRASAGGKADYSGISWARLDAGEALFWPVPDDAHPGTPRLFADGFPTADGKAHVVPVDHRPVADDLNTGAPLYLVTGRLLQHYQSGAQTRRVPELAEAEPEVYAEIHPRVAAQLGIGDGRPVRLRTARGSMVLPARITADVRPDTVFVPFHFGGAEAVNELTNDALDPVSRMPEFKACAVDVTAAALGATGVPA, from the coding sequence GTGACCGCTACCCACTGTCCGTACTGCGCCCTGCAGTGCGCCACCACGCTGCACCCGGCTGCCCGGCCGGGTGCCGTGGAGGTGCGGCCGCGGGAGTTCCCGACCAATCGAGGCGGGTTGTGCCGTAAGGGCTGGACGGCTCCCGAGGTACTGACGGTGCCGGACCGGCTCACCGTCCCGCTCGTCCGCAACGCTGCGGGCGAGCTCGAGGAGACGAGCTGGGACGCCGCGCTGGACTTCGTGGCGGACCGGGTCACCGCGTTGCAGGCCGCGCACGGCCGGGACGCGGTCGCGGTGTTCGGCGGCGGTGGGCTGACGAACGAGAAGGCGTACGCGCTCGGCAAGTTCGCCCGGGTCGCGCTGAAGACCGCCAACGTGGACTACAACGGCCGGTTCTGCATGTCGTCGGCGGCCGCGGCGACGAACCGGGCGTTCGGGATCGACCGCGGGCTGCCGTTCCCGCTGGCCGATCTGGGCGGTGCCGGAGCCGTGCTGCTGGTCGGCAGCAACATCGCGGAAACCATGCCGCCGGCGGTCGCGCATCTGCAGGGCGCACGGGACGCGGGTGGACTTCTGGTCGTCGACCCGCGTCGCTCGGCGACCGCCGGGCTGACCGAGGAAAACGCTGGAATTCACCTCCAGGCGACGCCTGGGACCGATCTGGCGCTGGTCCTCGCGCTCACCCACGTCGTACTGCAGGAAGGCCTCGCGGACACCGCATTCCTGGGCGAACGGGTCGACGACCCCGACTTGCTGATTCGTTCGACGGCTTCCTGGTGGCCGGAGCGGGCGGAGCGGGTAACTGGTGTGCCCGCCGCCACGATCCGGCAGGCCGCGCGGGTTCTGGCAGCGGCCGCTCCGGTGCACGATGGCGCCGGGGCGTACATCCTGACGGGTCGTGGGGCGGAGCAGCACAGCAAAGGCACCGACACCGTCACTGCATGTATCAACCTCGCATTGGCGCTCGGTCTGCCCGGGCGGCTGGGCAGCGGATACGGGTGCATCACGGGGCAAGGTAACGGGCAGGGCGGACGGGAGCACGGACAGAAGGCGGATCAGCTACCTGGTTATCGGAGCATCGAGGACCCAGCAGCGCGTGAGTATGTTGCGGACGTTTGGGGTGTCGACCCGGAGGAGTTGCCGCGGTCGGGGAAGAGCGCGGTGGAGTTGATCGACTCGCTCGGTACGGCGGGCGGGCCGAAGGCGTTGTTCGTGCACGGCAGCAACCTGCTGGTGTCGGCGCCGAACCTTGCCTCGGTGCGGGAGCGCCTGGCCGCGTTGGACCTGCTGGTGGTTGCCGACGTGGTGCCTTCCGAGACGGCGTTGCTGGCGGACGTCGTCTTCCCCGTAACGCAGTGGGCCGAGGAGGAGGGGACGATGACGTCCCTCGAAGGCCGGGTACTGCGGAGGCGTGCCGCGGTGAGCGCTCCGGGTGAGGTGCGGAGCGATCTCGCGGTGTTCGCCGGGATCGCCGAACGGCTCGGCGTACCGGGGTTCTCGACCGATCCGGCCGAGGTGTTCGAGGAGCTCCGGCGCGCGAGTGCCGGCGGAAAAGCGGACTATTCCGGGATTTCCTGGGCGCGGCTGGACGCGGGCGAGGCGTTGTTCTGGCCGGTGCCGGACGACGCGCATCCGGGGACGCCGCGGCTGTTCGCCGACGGTTTCCCGACGGCCGACGGCAAGGCGCACGTCGTACCGGTCGACCACCGGCCGGTGGCGGACGACCTCAACACCGGCGCGCCGCTGTATCTGGTGACCGGGCGGCTGCTGCAGCACTACCAGAGCGGTGCGCAAACGCGGCGTGTTCCCGAGCTGGCGGAGGCCGAGCCGGAGGTGTACGCCGAGATCCACCCGCGCGTCGCCGCGCAGCTGGGCATCGGCGACGGGCGTCCGGTGCGGTTGCGGACCGCGCGCGGGTCGATGGTGCTGCCGGCCCGGATCACCGCCGACGTCCGGCCGGACACCGTTTTCGTACCGTTCCACTTCGGCGGCGCCGAGGCGGTCAACGAGCTGACGAACGACGCGCTCGACCCGGTGTCCCGGATGCCCGAATTCAAGGCGTGTGCCGTCGACGTCACCGCCGCCGCGCTGGGAGCGACGGGAGTGCCGGCATGA
- a CDS encoding MFS transporter, with product MTLEARQAAVATRGQGDGSGAVGTVEAPRRGRWIDVWDPEDGTFWADKGRTVARRNLWPSIFAEFLGFSVWQLWSIVVVSMPRAGFGYSTDQLFWLVALPSLVGATLRLPYTFAVPRFGGRNWTIVSALLLLIPTAGLSYFMTQPDTPFWLMALVAATAGVGGGNFASSMTNISFFYPEKEKGAALGINAAGGNLGVAVVQLLVPIVVVAGAGLTLNRAGLMWIPLILLAAFWAWKSMSNLSAATSSFRASVLAAKRPHTWIISFLYIGTFGSFIGFGAAFPLLIKSTFPEITVANIAFLGALVGSVARPFGGKLADRLGGARVTVCAFVVMGLGILAAIVSLNAGSFTAFLISFLFLFVASGAGNGSTYRMIPAVFRLTTPNDPGLARREAAACIGIASAVGAYGGFLVPRGFAMSTSNFGSLVPALYVFCGFYVVCLAVTYFCYLRKGSALSEERV from the coding sequence ATGACGCTCGAGGCACGACAAGCGGCCGTCGCCACCCGCGGCCAGGGCGACGGCAGCGGCGCGGTGGGCACGGTCGAGGCGCCGCGGCGCGGGCGGTGGATCGACGTCTGGGATCCCGAGGACGGCACGTTCTGGGCGGACAAGGGGCGCACGGTCGCCCGCCGGAACCTGTGGCCCTCGATCTTCGCCGAGTTCCTCGGCTTCTCGGTGTGGCAACTGTGGAGCATCGTCGTGGTCTCGATGCCGCGGGCCGGTTTCGGCTACTCGACCGACCAGCTGTTCTGGCTGGTGGCGCTGCCGAGCCTGGTCGGCGCGACCCTGCGGCTGCCGTACACGTTCGCCGTACCGCGGTTCGGCGGGCGGAACTGGACCATCGTGTCCGCCCTGCTCCTGCTGATCCCGACCGCGGGGCTGTCGTACTTCATGACGCAGCCGGACACGCCGTTCTGGCTGATGGCGCTGGTCGCGGCGACGGCCGGTGTCGGCGGCGGGAACTTCGCCAGCAGTATGACGAACATCTCGTTCTTCTACCCGGAGAAGGAGAAGGGCGCCGCGCTCGGCATCAACGCGGCCGGCGGCAACCTCGGCGTCGCGGTGGTCCAGCTGCTGGTGCCGATCGTGGTCGTGGCGGGAGCCGGACTGACCCTGAACCGGGCCGGCCTGATGTGGATCCCGCTGATCCTGCTGGCCGCCTTCTGGGCCTGGAAGTCGATGTCGAACCTGTCGGCCGCGACCTCCTCGTTCCGCGCGTCGGTGCTGGCGGCGAAGCGGCCGCACACCTGGATCATCTCGTTCCTGTACATCGGCACCTTCGGCTCGTTCATCGGGTTCGGCGCCGCCTTCCCGCTGCTGATCAAGTCCACGTTCCCCGAGATCACGGTCGCGAACATCGCGTTCCTGGGTGCGCTGGTCGGCTCGGTGGCGCGGCCGTTCGGCGGCAAGCTGGCCGACCGGCTCGGCGGTGCGCGGGTGACGGTCTGCGCGTTCGTGGTGATGGGTCTCGGCATCCTGGCCGCGATCGTGTCGCTGAACGCGGGCAGCTTCACCGCGTTCCTGATCAGCTTCCTGTTCCTGTTCGTCGCCAGCGGCGCCGGCAACGGGTCGACGTACCGGATGATCCCCGCGGTGTTCCGGCTGACCACGCCGAACGACCCGGGCCTGGCCCGGCGGGAGGCGGCGGCCTGCATCGGGATCGCGTCCGCGGTCGGCGCGTACGGCGGCTTCCTGGTCCCGCGCGGGTTCGCGATGTCGACGAGCAACTTCGGGTCGCTGGTCCCCGCGCTCTACGTGTTCTGCGGCTTCTACGTGGTGTGCCTCGCGGTGACGTACTTCTGCTACCTCCGCAAGGGCAGCGCGCTCAGCGAGGAGCGCGTGTGA
- the nirB gene encoding nitrite reductase large subunit NirB, with amino-acid sequence MRVVIIGGGMAGRRLAEMLGNQPSYDVTLLGDEPSYNRGRLTEYVAGRAEVASGNEAVQAAVAVDRARQVVTDAAGREYAYDRLVFATGAVPVVPAGVRGGQVLRSLDDARAVVAGAGQARRAVVLGGGVLGVETACALRERGVAVTLVHDGETLLDKTIRPSAGRRVTRAVRELGIEVLLNTKLHSTELKDGRFRALRLQNGRQVFGELLVVACGVKPRTELAAGLTVRNGIVVDRALTSPDDPRVHAIGDCAEVDGRVTGTVDSAWAHAEALAQYLIGGTAELPDHEVVRVTAGGLDVLVLGDKDETGEVVRLEDGTRYVRAVLRDGVVRSAVAVGAPEVAAELVLLADRGTPVVADGLLGEPSDVPTTKKVATVCRCNGVTRAAIEAAWRGGADSVAGIAATTRATTGCGSCTGAVGALLDRFRRGETEPVPSRRATMAELNKAKHVVVVGGGMVAHRLVEALRQRDTDISYRITVFAEEPRLPYDRVALTSYFSGRDPHDLSLGEPELWDDPAVNLRKGVQITAIDPTAKTVTTARGEQVGYDELILATGSAAFVPPIKNNDAQGCFVYRTIDDVAALRVYVERLKSEGKQVNGVVVGGGLLGLEAAGALRALGAGTKVVEFAPRLMPLQVDEGGGAALSRLIEGLDVEVLTATQCQRVKLTSQGAARAMAVADGPDLPADVVVFATGVRPRDELGRAAGLEIGERGGVVVDEACRTSVPGVWAIGEVACIEGRVWGLIAPGYTMAEIVADRLLGGEATFPGADTSTKLKLLGVDVASFGDAFGATEGALDIVYADPVAGVYKKLVLSDDARTLLGGILVGDASAYSGLRPMVGRELGADPAAFLLPEGAGPVQLELPDDAPVCSCNNVSAGTIRCAVRDEGCTDIKSVCGKTKAGTSCGSCLPIVKNLMNTELTKAGVEVSKALCEHFALSRAELFDVVRVTELRTFSEIVERHGTGRGCDICKPVVASILASIDPAGHVLEGERATLQDTNDHVMANMQKDGTYSVVPRIPGGEITPEGLITIGEVARDFGLYTKITGGQRVDLFGARIEQLPAIWKRLVDAGFESGHAYGKALRTVKSCVGSTWCRYGVQDSVGMAIALELRYRGLRSPHKLKLGVSGCARECAEARGKDVGVIATEKGWNLYVGGNGGMTPRHAELLASDLSDEELFRAIDRFLMYYIRTGDRLQRTSVWVREIGLDQVRDVVLNDSLGIAADLDAAMAKHVDAYVDEWRATLDDPDKLARFVSFVNAPDQPDADLRYVVERNQPRPATPAERGQLEPVLLAGPRLEVRR; translated from the coding sequence ATGAGAGTGGTGATCATCGGCGGCGGCATGGCGGGCCGCCGGCTGGCGGAAATGCTGGGAAATCAGCCTTCGTACGACGTGACGCTGCTGGGCGACGAGCCGTCGTACAACCGCGGCCGGCTGACCGAGTACGTCGCCGGCCGCGCAGAAGTTGCGTCGGGCAACGAAGCGGTCCAGGCCGCGGTCGCGGTGGACCGGGCGCGACAGGTGGTGACGGACGCCGCGGGTCGCGAGTATGCGTACGACCGCTTGGTGTTCGCGACCGGCGCGGTGCCGGTGGTGCCCGCCGGCGTCCGGGGCGGGCAGGTGCTGAGGTCCCTCGACGACGCCCGCGCGGTGGTCGCGGGCGCCGGCCAGGCGCGCCGCGCCGTGGTGCTCGGCGGCGGGGTCCTGGGCGTCGAGACGGCGTGCGCGCTGCGGGAGCGCGGCGTCGCGGTCACCCTGGTGCACGACGGGGAAACCCTGCTGGACAAGACGATCCGGCCCTCCGCGGGCCGTCGGGTCACGCGCGCGGTGCGCGAGCTCGGGATCGAAGTACTCCTCAACACCAAGCTCCACAGCACCGAGCTGAAGGACGGCCGCTTCCGCGCGCTGCGGCTGCAGAACGGCCGCCAGGTGTTCGGCGAGCTGCTGGTCGTAGCCTGCGGCGTCAAGCCGCGGACCGAGCTCGCGGCCGGGCTGACCGTGCGGAACGGCATCGTGGTCGACCGGGCGCTGACCAGCCCCGACGACCCGCGGGTGCACGCGATCGGCGACTGCGCGGAGGTGGACGGCCGGGTGACCGGCACCGTCGATTCCGCGTGGGCCCATGCCGAGGCGCTGGCGCAGTACCTGATCGGAGGCACCGCCGAGCTGCCCGACCACGAGGTCGTGCGGGTGACGGCGGGTGGCCTGGACGTCCTGGTGCTGGGGGACAAGGACGAGACCGGCGAGGTCGTCCGGCTCGAGGACGGCACGCGGTACGTGCGGGCCGTGCTGCGGGACGGCGTGGTGCGGTCGGCGGTGGCGGTGGGTGCGCCGGAGGTCGCCGCGGAGCTGGTGTTGCTGGCGGACCGGGGGACGCCGGTGGTCGCGGACGGGTTGCTGGGCGAGCCGTCCGACGTACCGACGACGAAGAAGGTGGCGACCGTGTGCAGGTGCAACGGCGTCACCAGGGCCGCGATCGAGGCGGCCTGGCGTGGAGGTGCCGACAGTGTCGCCGGCATCGCCGCCACGACGCGCGCGACGACCGGGTGCGGCAGTTGCACCGGTGCCGTCGGCGCACTGCTCGACCGCTTCCGGCGCGGCGAGACCGAACCAGTCCCGAGCAGGAGGGCGACGATGGCAGAGCTCAACAAGGCCAAGCACGTGGTGGTGGTCGGCGGTGGCATGGTCGCGCACCGCCTGGTCGAGGCGCTCCGGCAGCGCGACACCGACATCAGCTACCGGATCACGGTGTTCGCCGAGGAGCCGCGGCTCCCGTACGACCGGGTCGCGCTGACCAGCTACTTCTCCGGCCGCGACCCCCACGACCTCTCACTCGGCGAGCCCGAGCTCTGGGACGACCCCGCGGTGAACCTCCGCAAGGGCGTGCAGATCACCGCGATCGACCCCACGGCCAAGACCGTCACGACCGCGCGCGGCGAGCAGGTCGGGTACGACGAGCTGATTCTGGCGACCGGCTCCGCGGCCTTCGTGCCGCCGATCAAGAACAACGACGCCCAGGGCTGCTTCGTCTACCGGACGATCGACGACGTCGCCGCGCTCCGGGTGTACGTCGAGCGGCTGAAGTCCGAGGGCAAGCAGGTCAACGGTGTCGTCGTCGGCGGCGGCCTGCTCGGCCTGGAGGCGGCCGGCGCGCTGCGGGCGCTGGGCGCCGGGACGAAGGTCGTCGAGTTCGCGCCGCGGCTGATGCCGCTGCAGGTCGACGAGGGCGGCGGCGCCGCGCTGTCCAGGCTGATCGAGGGCCTGGACGTCGAGGTGCTGACCGCGACCCAGTGCCAGCGCGTGAAGCTCACCTCGCAAGGCGCGGCGCGCGCGATGGCCGTTGCCGACGGCCCCGACCTGCCCGCCGACGTGGTGGTCTTCGCGACCGGTGTCCGGCCGCGCGACGAGCTCGGCCGCGCGGCCGGCCTGGAGATCGGCGAGCGCGGCGGCGTCGTGGTCGACGAGGCCTGCCGTACGTCGGTGCCGGGCGTCTGGGCGATCGGCGAGGTCGCCTGTATCGAAGGGCGCGTGTGGGGCCTGATCGCCCCCGGCTACACGATGGCCGAGATCGTCGCGGACCGGCTGCTCGGCGGCGAGGCGACGTTCCCGGGTGCGGACACCTCGACGAAGCTGAAGCTGCTCGGGGTCGACGTCGCGAGCTTCGGCGACGCGTTCGGCGCCACCGAGGGTGCGCTGGACATCGTGTACGCCGACCCGGTGGCCGGTGTCTACAAGAAGCTCGTGCTGTCCGACGACGCCCGCACCCTGCTCGGCGGCATCCTGGTCGGCGACGCGTCGGCGTACTCCGGTCTGCGCCCGATGGTCGGCCGCGAACTCGGCGCCGACCCGGCCGCGTTCCTGCTGCCCGAAGGCGCCGGCCCGGTCCAGCTCGAGCTGCCGGACGACGCGCCGGTGTGCTCGTGCAACAACGTCTCGGCGGGCACGATCCGGTGCGCCGTCCGCGACGAGGGCTGCACCGACATCAAGTCGGTGTGCGGGAAGACCAAGGCCGGGACGTCCTGCGGATCCTGCCTGCCGATCGTGAAGAACCTGATGAACACCGAGCTCACCAAGGCGGGCGTCGAGGTCAGCAAGGCCCTGTGCGAGCACTTCGCGCTGTCGCGGGCGGAGCTGTTCGACGTCGTCCGGGTCACCGAGCTGCGGACGTTCAGCGAGATCGTCGAGCGGCACGGCACCGGCCGCGGCTGCGACATCTGCAAGCCCGTCGTGGCGTCGATCCTGGCGAGCATCGACCCGGCCGGTCACGTCCTGGAGGGCGAGCGCGCGACGCTGCAGGACACCAACGACCACGTGATGGCCAACATGCAGAAGGACGGCACGTACTCCGTCGTCCCGCGGATCCCCGGTGGTGAGATCACGCCGGAGGGGCTGATCACGATCGGCGAGGTGGCGCGCGACTTCGGGCTCTACACGAAGATCACCGGCGGGCAGCGCGTCGACCTGTTCGGAGCGCGGATCGAGCAGCTGCCGGCGATCTGGAAGCGGCTGGTCGACGCCGGCTTCGAGTCCGGGCACGCGTACGGCAAGGCGCTGCGCACCGTGAAGTCGTGCGTCGGGTCGACCTGGTGCCGGTACGGCGTCCAGGACTCGGTCGGGATGGCGATCGCGCTGGAGCTGCGGTACCGCGGGCTGCGCTCGCCGCACAAGCTCAAGCTCGGAGTCTCCGGGTGTGCCCGCGAGTGCGCGGAGGCGCGCGGCAAGGACGTCGGCGTGATCGCCACCGAGAAGGGCTGGAACCTGTACGTCGGCGGCAACGGCGGCATGACGCCGCGGCACGCCGAGCTGCTCGCGTCCGACCTGTCGGACGAGGAGCTGTTCCGGGCGATCGACCGGTTCCTCATGTACTACATCCGCACCGGCGACCGCCTGCAGCGCACGTCGGTGTGGGTGCGGGAGATCGGTCTGGACCAGGTGCGGGACGTCGTCCTCAACGACAGCCTCGGCATCGCCGCCGACCTGGATGCCGCGATGGCCAAGCACGTGGACGCGTACGTCGACGAATGGCGAGCGACGCTCGACGATCCCGACAAGCTGGCCCGGTTCGTGTCGTTCGTGAACGCGCCGGACCAGCCCGACGCCGACCTGCGGTACGTGGTCGAGCGCAACCAGCCGCGCCCGGCCACGCCGGCCGAGCGCGGACAGCTGGAGCCGGTGCTGCTGGCCGGCCCTCGATTGGAGGTACGCCGATGA
- a CDS encoding MMPL family transporter — protein sequence MKAWMWRAGIAAVLIVWLLLGALGGPTVGRLSEVQQNDNANFLPHQAESTLVSDEAAKFVDSKALPYFVLIQREAGITADDLAAVKAFQDELRTLDLGAGKVLGDYLATPVTPAIPSADRKALLLTVQTDGDRADEVVGEGETALYAVADSMRSALKEDLTPTGLQVYVTGPGGVLADFVVAFGGIDGILLGVALAVVFVILLIVYRSPILPIAVLLTAVLGLALAALVVYPLAKNGVLQLNGQSQGILFILVVGAATDYSLLLVSRYKEELHDYESKYQAMKVAWRASIEPIAASAATVILGLLCLLLSNLGSTKGLGPVGALGIAGALIAAMTFLPAILLAFGRRIFWPSIPRVDHVHSSDQVGGRRLWGRVSGLVGRRARRVWVVTALALLACAAFLPTFQASGTSQEDLFLDKVESVTGQEQLARHFDAGAGTPVQILVPAGRADEVVRTATKVDGVASATAAVAPGVPPKVVDGKVLVQATLKVAADSPEATDVVEHLRTELDQVGTDVLVGGNTAINLDVLNSAQRDLRVIIPTILAVIFVVLMLLLRSFAAAVLLVVANVLSFGATVGVSALMFNHVFDFPGADPGIPLYAFVFLVALGIDYSIFLMTRVREESQHQGTRPGILVGLAVTGGVITSAGVVLAATFSALAVLPILFLVQIAFMVAFGVLLDTTVVRSLLVPALAYDIGPKTWWPSKLSRQD from the coding sequence GTGAAGGCGTGGATGTGGAGGGCGGGGATCGCCGCCGTACTGATCGTCTGGCTGCTGCTGGGCGCCCTCGGCGGCCCGACCGTGGGCAGGCTGAGCGAGGTCCAGCAGAACGACAACGCCAACTTCCTTCCACACCAGGCCGAATCGACGTTGGTGTCCGACGAGGCCGCCAAGTTCGTCGACTCCAAGGCCCTGCCGTACTTCGTCCTGATCCAGCGCGAGGCCGGCATCACCGCCGACGACCTGGCCGCGGTCAAGGCGTTCCAGGACGAGCTCCGCACCCTCGACCTCGGCGCCGGCAAGGTGCTCGGCGACTACCTGGCCACCCCGGTCACCCCGGCGATCCCGTCGGCGGACCGGAAGGCGCTGCTGCTCACGGTCCAGACCGACGGCGACCGCGCCGACGAGGTGGTCGGCGAGGGCGAGACGGCCCTGTACGCCGTCGCGGACAGCATGCGGAGCGCCCTCAAGGAGGACCTCACGCCGACCGGTTTACAGGTCTACGTCACCGGTCCGGGCGGGGTGCTGGCCGACTTCGTGGTCGCGTTCGGCGGGATCGACGGGATCCTCCTCGGCGTCGCGCTCGCGGTCGTGTTCGTGATCCTGCTGATCGTCTACCGCAGCCCGATCCTGCCGATCGCCGTACTGCTCACCGCCGTCCTCGGTCTCGCGCTCGCCGCGCTCGTGGTCTATCCGCTGGCGAAGAACGGCGTACTGCAACTGAACGGGCAGAGCCAGGGCATCCTCTTCATCCTGGTCGTCGGCGCGGCGACGGACTACTCGCTGCTGCTCGTCTCCCGTTACAAGGAGGAACTGCACGACTACGAGAGCAAGTACCAGGCGATGAAGGTCGCGTGGCGGGCGTCGATCGAGCCGATCGCGGCCAGCGCGGCGACCGTCATCCTCGGCCTGCTCTGCCTGCTGCTCTCGAACCTCGGCAGCACCAAGGGTCTCGGCCCGGTCGGCGCGCTCGGGATCGCCGGTGCGCTGATCGCGGCGATGACGTTCCTGCCCGCGATCCTGCTCGCGTTCGGCCGGCGGATCTTCTGGCCGTCGATCCCCCGCGTCGACCACGTGCACTCCAGCGACCAGGTCGGCGGCCGCCGGCTCTGGGGCCGGGTGTCCGGCCTGGTCGGGCGGCGCGCGCGGCGGGTGTGGGTGGTCACGGCGCTCGCGCTGCTGGCCTGCGCCGCGTTCCTGCCGACGTTCCAGGCGAGCGGGACCTCGCAGGAGGACCTGTTCCTCGACAAGGTCGAGTCCGTCACCGGTCAGGAGCAGCTCGCCAGGCACTTCGACGCCGGAGCGGGTACGCCGGTGCAGATCCTGGTTCCCGCCGGCCGGGCGGACGAGGTGGTCCGGACCGCCACGAAGGTCGACGGCGTCGCGTCGGCGACCGCCGCGGTCGCTCCCGGCGTACCGCCGAAGGTCGTGGACGGCAAGGTACTGGTCCAGGCCACGCTGAAGGTCGCGGCCGACTCGCCGGAGGCCACCGACGTGGTCGAGCACCTGCGGACCGAACTGGACCAGGTCGGTACCGACGTCCTGGTCGGCGGCAACACGGCGATCAACCTCGACGTCCTGAACTCCGCGCAGCGCGACCTGCGGGTGATCATCCCGACCATCCTCGCGGTGATCTTCGTCGTACTGATGCTGCTGCTGCGCTCGTTCGCCGCCGCGGTGCTGCTGGTGGTCGCCAACGTGCTGTCGTTCGGCGCGACCGTCGGGGTGAGCGCGCTGATGTTCAACCACGTCTTCGACTTCCCGGGCGCGGACCCCGGGATCCCGTTGTACGCGTTCGTGTTCCTCGTTGCCCTGGGCATCGACTATTCGATCTTCCTGATGACCCGGGTCCGCGAGGAGTCACAGCACCAGGGCACCAGACCGGGCATCCTGGTCGGGCTGGCCGTCACCGGTGGTGTCATCACCTCGGCCGGCGTGGTGCTGGCCGCCACGTTCTCGGCGCTGGCCGTGCTGCCGATCCTGTTCCTGGTGCAGATCGCGTTCATGGTCGCGTTCGGCGTACTGCTCGACACCACCGTCGTACGGTCGCTGCTCGTGCCGGCCCTCGCGTACGACATCGGCCCGAAGACCTGGTGGCCGAGCAAGCTGTCGAGACAGGATTAG
- a CDS encoding YdeI/OmpD-associated family protein, with product MNKAKKPETRARRIVKCVGMLRGS from the coding sequence ATCAACAAGGCGAAGAAGCCGGAGACGCGGGCGCGGCGGATCGTGAAGTGCGTGGGGATGCTCAGGGGTTCTTGA